The genomic DNA AGGATACCCATCGCACTTCCTAATTTTTCAATCAAGCACAGCGGAACATTATATTGTCCTGCAATATAATGTTCTGTCGTACTTCCGAAACTTTCACAACCCCTGGCAGAAGCACTTGATTCCCGGCCCAACTGTGATTCCATACAATCTAATTGATTAATAGGAAAATTGAATTCCAGAAAATTCTCGATTGGTTTGCATAAATGTAGCCATTTTTCCCATCCTTCATGTGATTGATCATCCCCATTCGTCCATGTGCTATCATCTTTTTCGGACAAGGGACTAGGATTCCATAGTAGCTGGTTGTTGAAGTGTGGCTTCAGAAAATTTAAGGGTTCTCTTTTTGCCTGTAAATACAAACAGCTGAAAAGATAAAGTGTGGGATGTTGAGAATTCAGCTCCTTTAATGTCATTACTTcacataaacatgattataacttATCTTATGACCAGAATTAACCCAAGAATTATCATGTACTACACATAATACATATTAAATACAGTTGATGGATAGATCGATACAGTAAAGATACAGAAACCTAATCTGATTCTATTAGGCTTATTGTTGATTGTTGGAAATTAGCTCTTTTAATACAAGTATAGTACATAGTAAATACGGTTGATCAATATAAAGAGATAGAAACATAATCTGATTCAATTAGGCTTTTTACTTGGACTTCTGCTTCTATTTCATCCAGCTTAATTGGTGGGAGAAAAAAATTCATGCATCAGGCTATAAGAGGGTCCTTAACAAGCTTAATTTATGTCCTCCAACCTTGCCATCAGGAGTTGGAGGGACAGCTCATACTTGACAATTCATAGTCTGATTAAGTTACCCTAGACTTGATGTAGCATTAACCAAAAACACACTTAGATACATGAATAAGGATTAGCACTAATCTGGTTAAACTTAAACTAATAATGATTTGGTGCCAAACATAGAAAAGGCATCGTAATAACCATTAATTTAGAAGAATTACCCAGCATGCAATTTGTAAGAGAGAAATCACTACAAACAGCTTTTTCAGATATCAATTATTATTCAGACAATAAGTTATGCCTGAAAAGGAGATCGGCCCTCTACCTCTCTTGTCGTTTGTTTCTCTGTTTCTTTATCCGTAAAATTGAAAATAACAAGGAAGTGTAACCAAATGATTCACTAGGTCCGAGAACGGGTCAAAAGAAACCAGTCAGTGTAGGTGAGCTTCACTGTCTGATCCATAAAATCGAAATTAACGAGGAAGTGTAGCCAAATGATTCACTAGGTCCCAGAATAGGTCAAAAGAAACCACTCAGTGTAAGCGAGCTTCACTGTATGATTACCTATAGACAAACAAGCACCTCCTCAAACTATGTCACAAAGATTTACATATCTAAGCCACTGAACTCCTGCGCAGTGCatcaagaagaaaataaagaactCCAGTTACAATTCAAGTGCACGACAGAAATCCCACTAACCACCTGTTCAGGATCCCCATTGAGACCATTCTTTcctatttatcttttttttgatAAGCACGCTGAGATAGTGAGACCATTTCCCCGTGTCATGATATCTAGTGGTATCGCATAACCAAATCATTCCTAAAGTTAGAGCTTTTACTCTATAATCATTTCTTGTTAGAGCTTTTACTCTATAATCATTTCTTTTGAATACACACACACACTCTATTTGCCGTGTGCAAGAAAATGAATAAGATTGTAAACAAAATTAATCCATTGAAGAGTGAAGACACCTCAACGATTATGCACTAAAAATCACAAATGCTTGTAAGAATTATCTAGTGATGTGTATCTCTGCAGGATATGTTTTATCCCTGAGACCTCTAACAAAAGCCTCTAGTTTTTTCCTTTTCCCCACTTTCCACAAGCCTCAGCTCCCGGGCCATAGTGTGAGGGGATAACATTTGGGTTATCCTAATAAAGGTTTGCCATCCTGGGTAAGTTTCTGTAAGGTATCCTAATTCGTCCTGTTAACTTCCTCAGATCACTATTACAGCATATCGACATAGCTGGACTGGTGCAATCAAGTTCCGTGCCAAAAGAATTTGTAACAAGATAAATGGCTATGAATGCTCTAAAACTGAGGCAGCATATGCTATAAATACTAGAAGAAAAACACTTACTCCAGCTGTGGGGTTTTATAACAAGCTAAATTTACTAATGCCATATTTCTAGAGCACTTACTTAATCTTCTGGAATGAAGAAAGTGGGAAGTATATGCAGAATACAAGAATATCGAagagaaaaaaataggaaaattaCCAGGCAAAAGTATCTTGGTCTAGAATAAGGCACACCGAACTGTAATGGACTCAAAATAAATTCCTGTGTGGTAAAAGAAGTCTTCTTCAACATCTCGATCATTTGCTTATGTGTATCAGATGTCTggaaataacaaatatgtattcaGAATATGCACCAAAGAACGTACTTCATCTAAGTCAGAGTCTAGAAGtggaaaaaaaaatgacaatAACAATCAATTTCTAAATTGTTAAAAAAGTGTACCTCAAACCCAACAACATTCTCCACGAATAGCATGAGTGGAGGGCTTGACAGTTTCGGGATAAGTTCAAGAATGTTAAGAAAAGAGAATGCTCGTGCATCACCAGAATCCTTCTGCAGTCCTATAAAAAAACACAAATTATTAAACAAACACAAGCAATTCCAACTCCAAAGCCCAAAAATCGAGTCAGATAACCCAAAAGCTATACCTTGCCGTGTATAAGGTTGACATGGAGGAGAAAGCAACCACGCATTTGCCTTATATTTGTCTAGTTCAGCAACAGTTAGGCTTTGAATATTTCCCTACACAAAACATTACAAGCACATAATTAAGAACAAAATACTTCCAAAAGATAACAAAATGGAAGAATTTATCATTAGTTACGCCCTCTTGTTGTGACTAAAATTCAGTCAAGTCACTCTCAAAATAATGACTCCTAGCAAGTAATTACAAGCTTAAGTGTCGGCGGCACAAACCGTGCAGCAATTACTACTAATCTAATTTCATTGTTTACATATGTATAAGCAGATTATAGCAGGAATAAAAATAGGAATGAGTACATACTTGATAAGGTCTATGACCAAAATTATGTTCATAAACATCATTTGCTTTGTCATTTATATCAAATGATTCCACCATTGTTGCTTCTACTCCAGCTTCCATAATCGAATATCTCTACAAGTaattaccaaaaccctaaatacAGAAACAAAGTGTGaaaaaaacaaaattagggtttatgttagAAAAATC from Papaver somniferum cultivar HN1 unplaced genomic scaffold, ASM357369v1 unplaced-scaffold_24, whole genome shotgun sequence includes the following:
- the LOC113341041 gene encoding DNA (cytosine-5)-methyltransferase-like isoform X1, encoding MGETLCKGEDQDPWRVLEFYSGIGGMRYSIMEAGVEATMVESFDINDKANDVYEHNFGHRPYQGNIQSLTVAELDKYKANAWLLSPPCQPYTRQGLQKDSGDARAFSFLNILELIPKLSSPPLMLFVENVVGFETSDTHKQMIEMLKKTSFTTQEFILSPLQFGVPYSRPRYFCLAKREPLNFLKPHFNNQLLWNPSPLSEKDDSTWTNGDDQSHEGWEKWLHLCKPIENFLEFNFPINQLDCMESQLGRESSASARGCESFGSTTEHYIAGQYNVPLCLIEKLGSAMDVVYSDSKRCCCFTKSYYRYVKGTGSLLATIQPEKKGKLSPLSEQGLRYFTPREVANLHSFPENFHFPEHISLKQRYALLGNSLSVAVVGPLLRYLFSKPS
- the LOC113341041 gene encoding DNA (cytosine-5)-methyltransferase-like isoform X2 gives rise to the protein MGETLCKGEDQDPWRVLEFYSGIGGMRYSIMEAGVEATMVESFDINDKANDVYEHNFGHRPYQGNIQSLTVAELDKYKANAWLLSPPCQPYTRQGLQKDSGDARAFSFLNILELIPKLSSPPLMLFVENVVGFETSDTHKQMIEMLKKTSFTTQEFILSPLQFGVPYSRPRYFCLAKREPLNFLKPHFNNQLLWNPSPLSEKDDSTWTNGDDQSHEGWEKWLHLCKPIENFLEFNFPINQLDCMESQLGRESSASARGCESFGSTTEHYIAGQYNVPLCLIEKLGSAMAITGTLRALDLSWQLYNQRRRGNYHLCLSRGCDILHLGRLLIYILSQKIFTFLST